GGAGCCACCGCCGCGCGTGGCGCCTTCTGAGGTGGTGGGCCGGGTCCACCCGCGCCACGGGCCGCTCCCCGAACTCCGCCTCCAGGTCGGGCAGCGGGTTCGCCACCCCGGCGTCCCCCTTCCGCTCCCGGCGGTAGTAGGCGGCGACGGCATCCCCGCCGTCCAGGAGGCGCCGGAGGAGGTCGGCCTCGCGGGCGTGGCGGCGCAGGTGCCAGGCGCGGTGGGCCGCGTAGTGGAGGCCCATCCAGGCGAGGAGGGCCGCCCGCATCCCAGCGCCGGCCCCGATGAAGTAGGCCGCCCCTCCCCAGGCAAGGAGCCCCGCGAGGTAGACCCGCAGGCGCATGAGGCGGGGGAGCCACTCCGGCGCCCACAGCGGCACCGGCGGCCGGCCCGCCTCGGCGGCGAAGCTCAGGGGATGGGGGTCCGCCGGGCCCATGCCCGCGCCCCCGCGGCCTCGCGGATCGGGGGCGGCGGCGCCGGGCCGGTTCACGGCAGCTTGGAGAAGTCTATCTTCTGGACGGAGACCACTTCGAAGGTGCGCTTCCCGCCGGGGAGCTGGACGGTCACCTCGTCGCCGGGCTCGCGCTGGAGGATGCCCTTCGCGAGGGGGGCGGAGTAGGCGATGACGCCGTTCGAGAGATTGCTCTCCTCCTCGCCCATGATCTTGTAGGTGACCTCCTGGTCCTTGTCCACGTCGAGGAGGGTGACCTGGGTGCCGATGGTCACCTTGTCCCCGTTGATGGGAAGCTCCTCGATGAGGGCCGCGTCCTGGATGCGCTCGAGGATGCGGCCCACCTCGTGCTTGAGGGTGGCCTGGAGCTCGATGGCCGCGTCCCACTCGGCGTTCTCGCGCAGGTCCTTGTAGGCCGCCGCCTTGGCGAGCTCCTGGGCCACCTCGGTCTTGAGGCGCTGCTGGATGGCCTCGGCCTTCTCCCGGAGGCGCTGGAGGCTCCGGCGTGTCAGGTAGTACGGCATCGCTTCCTTCCTAACCCTGAATGGGCGATTGGCCGGTCACACCGCCGCGGGCTTGGCCGCGATCCCCGCGGCGTCCGGACGGCCCGGCGCCCCCGGCGAGGCGCGGCGGACGCGGAAGTCGAAGCCCGTCTCCCCGGCGAAGGCGTCGATGAGCCGCCGGGTGATGGGGCCTGGCACGGGCGCCTTGGGGCGGAAGCTGTCCACCTCCCGCACCGGAAGCGCGCAGATGGCGCTCGAGGTGAGGAAGAACTCCTCCGCCTGGGCCAGGTCGTAGAGGGTGAAGTCGCGCTCCTCGCAGGGGATGCCCAGCCGCGCGGCCAGCTCGAAGACCGCCTTGCGGGTGACGCCCTCGAGGATGTTCCGCTCGGGCGGCGTCCAGAGCGCGCCGTCCCGCACCATGAAGAAGTTGGCGGATGAATTCTCGGCC
The Candidatus Tectomicrobia bacterium genome window above contains:
- a CDS encoding transcription elongation factor GreA: MPYYLTRRSLQRLREKAEAIQQRLKTEVAQELAKAAAYKDLRENAEWDAAIELQATLKHEVGRILERIQDAALIEELPINGDKVTIGTQVTLLDVDKDQEVTYKIMGEEESNLSNGVIAYSAPLAKGILQREPGDEVTVQLPGGKRTFEVVSVQKIDFSKLP